The sequence CATTTTCCGGTAGGCTTTTTTGATTTCCGATTCGGTCGCGTTTTCATTGACGCCAAGGGTTTCATAAAGGCTTTTACTCATAGACAGTTACCTAATACTATATTTTCTTTTTAAGAGGGAGTATAGCATATAAGTTGAGTCGAAGTCAATCAAGGTTGTTTTTTTGCACTTTATGAAACTTTTAAGTTTACGGTAGTATAATTTCGGCCCTCGGGGTGTGGCGCAGACTGGTAGCGTGCTTCGTTCGGGACGAAGAGGCCGCAGGTTCGAATCCTGTCACCCCGACCATCGAGAGACTTTCTTCCTACAACATTTCCAAAAAAATTCCATCAAAACAACACCAATAAATCAAGCGTTTTTACGTACTCAATACAACGTATAACACTCCACCCTCTTGTCAATTCGGATACGGTCATCAGCGTGTCAGCCGGAATACAGCGGCATGGCATGTCCCGAAAGCGGCAGCCCTTTATCCTTTTTTCTTCCCGGTTCCCCTTCTTTTTTGGATAAGCAAAAAAGAAGGGGAACAAAAATATCTGCCTAAATAAATGCGTTACGTGTAAAGTATAGAAAGTAATATATGCGGCCGGAGCCGCAGAGGGTTTAGTGGAGGAAGTGGCGTACGCCCGTGAAGTAGAGCGCCATTCCGTATTCGTCTGCCGCGGCGATGACTTCGTCGTCGCGGATGGAGCCGCCCGGTTCGATAACCGTCTTGACCCCCGCGGCCGCTGCCGCGTCGATGGAGTCGCGGAACGGGAAGAAGGCTTCGGATGCCAGCGCGGCACCGGCAACGTCCAGCCCCATTGCCTCGGCTTTTTTCAGTGCACACTGCGACGCATCGACGCGAGACGTCATCCCCATGCCGACGGCGACCATTGCCGCGTCTTTGACGTAGACGACACAGTTCGACTTGGTCAGCGAAGCGACTTTCCACGCGATCTCCGCATCTTTCATCGCCGCGGCATCCGCGCTCAGCTTGCTTTTAAGCTCGGCATTCTTGATCTCGTCGTCGGCCACCTTGTCGGCATCCTGGAAGACGAAGCCGCCGTCAATGTGTTTGAAGTCGCTCGCGTCATTCGCGAGGAGGATCTTGTCGCTGCCGTATTCGAAGAGCTTGATGCGCTTCTTCGCTTCGAACACCGCCTGCGCTTCCGGCGTGATACGGCCGGCGATGATCACTTCGAGGAAGATCTCGTTCATCTTCTCCGCCAGCGCCTTGTCGACGACACCGTTGACGGCGACAACGCCGCCGAAGGCGGAAACCGGGTCGCACTTGAGCGCTTCGGTATAGGCGTCAAGCAGGCTGTCGCGGATGGCAAAGCCGCACGGGTTGCCGTGCTTGACGATACAGACGGCATTTTCGTCGCCGAACGCCGCCGCGATCTTGACCGCTCCGCTGATATCGGTGAGGTTGTTAAAGCTCGCTTCGCCTTTGAGGGTCGTGAAGTGTTTGCTGAAGTGGTCTTCGAACTCGTACAGCGCCCCTTTCTGGTGCGGGTTCTCGCCGTAACGCGTGTTCATCACTTTCTGGCCGACGACGAACTGCTTCGCGCCCATACCGTCGTTGAAACGCTTGTTCATATAGTTGGCGATCATGCTGTCGTAGGCCGCCGTGTGCTCATAGGCCTTGATCATCAGGCTGCGGCGGAATTCGACGCTGTTCTCGTCGTTCTCGATGGCACCCAGGACCAGTGAGTAGTCGGAGGGATCGGTGACGATCATGACGCTGTCAAAGTTTTTCGCGGCGGAGCGGACCATCGCCGGCCCCCCGATATCGATGTTCTCGATGATCTCCTCGAAATCGTCCGTACGCTCGATGGTCGCCTTGAAAGGGTAGAGGTTGACACAGACGAGGTCGATAGGCTCGACGCCCAGCTCCGCAGCCTGGTCCAGGTGCGACTGCTTGTCGCGGCGGTGCAGGATGCCGCCGTGGATATAGGGGTTGAGGGTTTTAACGCGCCCCTCGAAACATTCGGGGAACTTGGTGACCTCATCAATCTCGATCGCCGCGATACCGGCCTCTTTCAGCATTTTGAACGTGCCGCCCGTCGAGATGATCTCGTAGCCGTGCTTCACCAGTGACGCCGCGAATTCAACGATATTGCTCTTATCGCTGACGCTCAGCAGTGCTCTTTTCATTCCGTTTCGCCTTTTTCCGGGCATACCGCCCATGTATTTCGTTGATGGAATTTTAACAGAGGGGCGGTTAGGATTGGATCAAACGCGGATCATCCCTGGTATTTTTGGCGTATCTCCAGGAACTTCCAGAGGTTGTCGACAAAGAGCTCGACAAGCCTGGGATCGAAATGCCTGCCGCTCTCTTCGGTCATGTAGGCGAGCGCTTTGTTCACCTGCCACTCCTCTTTGTAGCTGCGCTTGCTCACCAGGACGTCGAAGACATCCGTCACGGCGACAATACGGCCGAAGATATGGATATCTTCCCCCTTCAGCCCTTTCGGGTAACCGCTCCCGTCGAATTTTTCATGATGCTGGGCCGCAATCGTCGCCGCGGCGCGAAGTACGGGCCTGTCGGTACGGCTGAGGATATGTGCCCCCCACTGGGTATGGTTCTGTACCATTTCACGCTCTTTCGTATCGAGCGGGAAAGGTTTGTTAAGGATCCGCTCCGGCACGACCACGTTGCCGATATCGTGCATGGCCGATGCCATCTTCAGCATCGACACCGCTTCCCGCCGGAGCCCGCAGAGCTCGCCGAGCAGCGCACTGTATTCCGATACCCGCTTGAGGTGTGCCTTGTCTTTCGAACGGAGTTCGCCGACGTACGCCAGTGTATACACGAGATCTTCCTGCGTCTGGTCCTCCTGCCGTTCGCGGTGCTTCTGCAGTTCCAGGTGTGTCCGGACCCGTGCATAGAGCTCCGCGCTGTTGAAGGGTTTGTTGATACAGTCCACACCGCCGGCTTCAAAACTGCGCCTGATCTCCTGCTCCCCCGGGATGGTTCCGGTGAAAATGACGGGAATCTTCTGCGTCAGTGCTTCGGATTTGAGCCGCTTGCAGATCGCGTAGCCATCCATGGTTTTTGCCGTTGCGTCGAGCAGGATAAGGTCGATTTTGAGCGCTGAAGCTATGGCCATAACCGAAGCTTCATTTTTTGCCCCCAGAACGCTGCACCCCTCTTTCTCGAAAATTTCCCTCACCGTGACGACATGCATCGGTGTCTCGTCCACGACCATAATTTTTGCCGGAAATATATTCATAATCACTCTTTTTTAAACAAATATCAATATCATATCTCCAATGTGTTAATTATTTATAAAAGTTTTTGTTTATTTAAATGTTTATCACTTTTTTCCGGAAAAAGAGCGTCCAGGTGGTTCGCTATAATGCCGCATGCGAACCAGACGCCTGCTGCTCTTGTTACTGTTTCTCGTCGCCCTCAGCGGCGAAGCACTGCACACCCTCAGCGCGCACCATGACGGGAGTCACTGTCCCGTCTGTACCGTTGCCGCCCACGCTGCAGCACCCGATGTCGTCACACCTTTCGAACCGTTCATCCTCTTTCACGACGCTGCAGAACCCGGCCCTGTTGAACACTCCTACAGCGGTCTTGCGCTCCATTTCGTCCCGGCCCGTGCCCCTCCCTTCTTCGTTTAATCCCTGAAAAAACATCCATACTATTTTGCACCCATCCCAAATCCAACCCGGGTGCCCTGATGAAACGGAGTCTATTTGATGAAAAAAACCCTTATTGCCATTCCACTGCTTTGCACGCTGCTCTTCGCAGATGCCGCCACGATTCTCCCTGTCGAAAAGCGCACCTTCGAGCAGTCCAAATTTATCCCGGACATCTCGCTGATCCTCGATGCCTCCTACGTCACCCGTAACAAGAAAGACGACGAGATCGCCCACTACGAGATCCCCGGGGTCGCCCACGGAATCATAGGCGCCCATGCCCACGGCGAGCACTCCCACGCCACCTACAACGCCGCCAACGGCTTCAACCTCAACTACGGCGAACTGGTACTTTCCAGCTCCGTCGACCCCTACTTCACCCTTGACGGCACCTTCCACTTCAGTGAGAACGGCGTCGAGATCGAAGAGGCCTACTTCACCTCGACCGCCCTCCCCTACGGCCTGCGTCTGCGCGGCGGAAAACTGCTCTCAAACTTCGGCCGCATCAACTCCCAGCACCACCACTACTGGGACTTCGGGGACATGCCGCTCGTCTACCAGGCCTTCCTCGGCGATCACGGCATCAATGAGAAGGGGGTCCAGCTGCAGTGGGTCGCCCCGACGGAGACCTACCTGATGTTCGGGGGCGAGGTGCTCCAGGGCGAGAACGAGATGATGTTCGGCACCGCCAGCATCGCCGATCCGACCGCGACCGACCCCGACGCCGCCCCTCTGGCCGAATCGGCCGACGCGCCCGCCCTCTTTGTCGCCTATGCGAAAACCGCCGTTGATATCGGCGAGACGACCGTCATGCCCGGCATCTCCTACGCACGCGGCACCTCGCGGCTTGACCACTTCGAGGACGAGGCGCCCCACGCCTTTTCCGGCATGAGTTCGCTCTACGGTGCCGACCTGACCGTCAAGCACTACTTCGACTCCTACAGCTTCCTGACGTGGCAGAGCGAATGGATGATGCGAGACATGAAGGGCACCCAGTACGCACTTGATACGAACACGACTACGCTCGGATCAGCCTCCCTGCGCAAAGAGCAGGCCGGTTACTACACCCAGCTCGTCTACGCCTACAACATGAACTGGCGCGCCGGCGTCCGTTACGACAGTATCTACCAGAACGACGTCACGAAGAACGGCGCCGTCCAGGAGATGGAAGACGGATTTGACCGTATCAGCGCCATGGTGGAGTACCACCCCAGCGAGTTCAGCCGCTTCCGTCTTCAGTATAATCACAATACGGCCCTCTACAACGAGGACGGCGAACGCCAGAGCGTCGATACGATCATGCTGCAGGCCAATATCGCCATCGGGGCGCATGCGGCCCACGACTTCTGATCCGTCATACAACCGCGGCTGCCGCGGTAGCGGTACCGGCTTTCCCGCTGTGGGAAGCCGCACGCCCCTGTCACCGATGACGGGGCGCAATCACAATCAATGAGTGCACCATGAAAAAACTGCTTTTTTACCTTCTCCTGCCGGCCGCACTGTCCGCACACCTGAACATCGCCGTCAGCTACCCCTACATCGGGGCACTGACGAAGGCTGTCGGCGGTGACCACGTCACGACCGTCGTGCTGGCCAAGGGCAACTGGGACCCCCACTTCGTTGTTCCCCGCCCTTCGCTGATCGCCAAGATGCGCCGGGCCGATGCGCTTATCATGAACGGCGGCCAGCTGGAAATCGGCTGGCTCCCGCCGCTGATCCGCCGCGGCAACAATCCCAAGGTCAACCCCTCCGCGCCGACCTTTCTGAACCTGGCGCAGGGCATCGAGCTTATCAACAAACCGAGTGAGGTCGACCGGGCAAACGGGGATATCCACCCGGCCGGCAATCCCCATTTCCACCTCGATCCGAACAATATCCCGCTTCTGGCCAAGAGGATCGCGGATTTTCTGGCATCGATCGACGCGGAACACAAAAGCATTTATGAAAACAATCTTGCGGATTTCACGCTGAAATGGGGGAAAAACCTCGAGCGCTGGGCACAGGTCATGGCACCGAAAAAAGGGATGAAGGTCGTGCAGTTCCACGACAACCTCGCCTACTTCAACAAGGCCTACGGTTTAGAGAACATCGCCACGATCGAACCGCTGCCGGGGATCCCGCCCTCCCCGCGCCACACCCTCGAAGTCATCGAGCTGATCCGCGCCGAACACCCCTGCTGCATCCTGCATGACGTCTATCACTCGACGAAAACGGCCGAATACATCCGCGACAAGACCGGGATCAAGATCGTTTTGATGCCGCATGACCTCGGCGCGCTGGAGTCCGTCGACACCCTGAGCGCCCTGTTCGACCATCTGACGGAGGCCGTGACGCATGATTGAGATCTTTCTGCCCCCGCTGCTGCTCGTCTTCGTGCTCGTCATGATCCACGCCTGGTTCGGCAAAGGGGTGCTCGAGCGCGGCATCATCTTCACCGATCTCGCTATCGCCCAGTTCGCGGCGCTGGGCAGCGCCGTCAGCCTCGGCTTTTTCCACGGGGAGTATCTCTATGTGCTCACCCTCGGGAGCGCCCTGTTCAGTGCCGTGCTCATCGCCTATGCATCGCACAGGAACCTACACCTGGAGGCCTTTATCGGGATTCTTTACGTGCTGGGGGCCAGCGGGGTCATGATGGTCCTGGCCAACTCCGCCGAGGGGATGGAACACTTCAAAGCGCTGCTGGCGAGCGACATCCTTTTCACGCCGATGGAGCACGTGCTCTACAGCAGCGGCGTCTATGCCCTGCTGGGGCTCCTGATCTGGCAGCTCTACCCGCGCCTGACAGGCTTCATGCAGGAGCTGCTGTTCTTTGTCATGCTCGCCGTCACCGTCACCTCGTCGGTACAGCTTGCCGGCGTGCTCGTCGTCTTTACCCTGCTGATCGCACCGGTCTTCATGGCCTCCATGCAGAAGCGTTTCCCGCCGCTGCGCTTTGCCTTCGTCTTCGGCTGGTCCTTCAGCGCCGCGGCGATCGCCGCCTCCTACACGTTCGACCTGCCGACCGGGTACACCATTGTCTTTCTCGGTGCCCTCAGCGTACTGCTCGGTACCCTGATGCTCAGCCGTACGAAAGCCTGAACTACTCGTCGAGGTTGTTCTTGTCCCAGCAGGCATCGACCTGACGGTCGATCGCCAGGTCGGCGCTGGTCTGTTCGTTCACGTCACCGATAATATCCCAGGTGCTGATCGCCATAAAGGCAAAGGCCGCGATCATGGCCGCCGTGACGACGTAGATATTCATATATTCTTTGTTGAAAAGTTTCACAGGACTCCTTTCCACTCCAATTGCCTCCATTTTATAGCATAAGGGTTAATAATATGAAAAGCCGTGATGGAAGGCCACTTCTTTTAGGCTTATCTAAGGCAGGTATAATGTCGCCATTAAAAGCAAAAGGAAATCCATGAGCCTGAGAGAACAGATCAACAACGATATCAAAGAGGCGATGAAAGCCAAGGACGTCGAACGCCGCGACGCGCTCAGACTCCTCAGCAGCGCCATGAAACAGGTCGAAGTGGACGAACGCAAAGAGCTCAGCGACGACGACGTCATCGCCATCATCCAGAAGCAGATCAAACAGCGCAACGACGCCGCAGGCCAGTACAAAGCGGCGGGCCGCGACGAACTCTATGACAAAGAGATGGCGGAAATCGCCGTTTTCGAAGTTTACCTGCCGGCACAGCTCGATGATGCCGAACTCGAAAGCGCCCTCAAAGCGATTATCGCACAGACCGGTGCAGCATCCATGAAGGACATGGGCAAGGTCATGGGGATGGCCGGCAAAGAACTCGCCGGCCAGGCCGACGGCAAACGCATCAGCGAGTGCGTCAAAAAGCTCCTTTCATAAATCTCTACCCCTTTGACCTTTCCTTCAAGAAAGGTCTTTCCCCATTTTTTCCATACTATCCGCTAAAATGTATACTAATAACTTAGCTAGGTGCATAAAATTGAAACGAATGCGTGAACTCATTGAGAGGGTTAAGGTTACTTACCCTGACGATTCATTTTTTAACGATCTCGATGAAGTTTTTGAATTGTCATCACAGGCCAGCTCACACTATCAAGCCTATGAACTAGCATTTTCATATTTGGACCCAGCTTCATGGCAGATTCTCTCCCAAAAAGCCATGGAACATTTCAAAGATCATCGTGAGGGTCAATTAAAGCAGGGATTTTTCAATCAACTCAATGAGGCATTCGCCTATCAATTCCTAGTCCAGTGCGGTTATGAAAATGTAAGAGTTCTAAATGAAAATGGAAATACCCGCCCTGACCTTACATATGATGCTGCCGGTATAAAACGATATTGTGAAGTTAAGACCATTGGCCTATCCGACGATGAGATTAAACGTTATGAAACAGGAGAAGCTTTTGACGGTACTGTATATATGGAACTGTCGGACGGTTTTTTGAGACAGCTCAATGATGATTTAGTACGTGCACATGAGCAAATTACTAGTCAGGGAAGTCATGGTCTAGTATTCGTAATAGTCAATTTTGACGATTTCACACTTACTTATTACGAGCAATATCATAAGCAAATTACAGAATTTTTGGCTCACCACAAAGTCCCAGAAGTCTATATAAAAGTTGGACTACTCAGTAAGCATGAAATTTATAAAAAATAAGTAGTAGATGGTTGCCGGGCAAAGCCCGGAATGACGAGGTAAGAAAAACCGCTTATTTCGGGCAGCCCTCGCCCGTTTTGAGGCAGCGCAGCGCGCTTTCTACGTCGTCCTGGCGCATCAGTGACTCACCGACAAGAAAGGCATCCACACCCGCTTTGCCGAGATCTTCGAGCTGGCCGTGCTCGTAGATGCCGCTCTCGGCGACGATGATCTTGTTATTCGGGATAAGCGGGATAAGCTTGTAGCTCAGCTCCATATCCATCTCAAAGGTCTCCAGGTTGCGGTGGTTGATGCCGATGATGTCCGCCCCGGCGAAGATCGCCTTGGTGAGGTCCGTCTTGTCATGGATCTCGACCAGGGCCTCCATCCCGAGATGGCGGGTGTAGTCGAGCAGCTCCTTGAGCTCTTTGCGCGAGAGCGCCTTGGCGATGAGCAGGACGAAATCCGCGCCGTAGACGAGGGCTTCGACCAGCTGGTACTTGCTGACGATGAAGTCCTTCCGCAGGAGCGGGATGCTTGCGTAGCGGCGGATCTCCGCGAGGTAGTCCAGACTCCCCTGGAAATAGTGCGGTTCGGTGAGGATGGAGATGGCGTTCGCACCCCCGCGCTCATAGGCCTGCGCAATGGCGACCGGGTCGAAGTCTTCACGGATCACGCCTTTTGACGGGCTCGCTTTTTTCACTTCGGAGATGATGCGGTACGGTTCTTCCTCCGTCGCTTTGAGGTGCGGGATGACCGGGCGCGGTGCACGGGCGTTGAAGGCAAGGGAGCGCCCCAGCCAATCCATGCTGTACTCCTTTTCGCGGCGGGCGAGGTCCTCTTTGGTCTTCGCGATAATCTCATCCAGAATCATTACTTTCCTTGTGTTGTTTTACGTTGGCGTTTCAAGCACTCGGCAATGGCTTTGACATGCTTTTCGAGTTCGGGGTCCGTCTCGCCGCCCATCGCTTTGAGCGCTTTTTTCATCGTTGCGTCGGCTTCGCTGCAGCGGCCGAGTTTGTAGTACCCCCAGGCGAGCGAATCGAGGTAGAAGGGCGATGCGGGTTCCTGCTGCAACGCCGCCTTGACATAGCCGATCCCCGCTTCCGGGTCAACGTCGTTGTCGATCAGCAGGTAGCCCAGGTAGTTGAGCATCAGGGCGTCTTTTTCGCTTTTGACGGCCGTCTTCAGCTTCTCGACGGTCTCGGCCACCAGTTTCGGATCGCGTTTGTCCTCCGCCCCTTCAAAGGCGAAAATCGCACTCTGCCCCAGGTAGTTCGCATCGCCGTTCTCCTTGTAGAGGCTTTCGGCCAGTTCGGAAGCCGCGGCGTACTCCTT is a genomic window of Sulfurimonas sp. HSL1-2 containing:
- a CDS encoding metal ABC transporter permease encodes the protein MIEIFLPPLLLVFVLVMIHAWFGKGVLERGIIFTDLAIAQFAALGSAVSLGFFHGEYLYVLTLGSALFSAVLIAYASHRNLHLEAFIGILYVLGASGVMMVLANSAEGMEHFKALLASDILFTPMEHVLYSSGVYALLGLLIWQLYPRLTGFMQELLFFVMLAVTVTSSVQLAGVLVVFTLLIAPVFMASMQKRFPPLRFAFVFGWSFSAAAIAASYTFDLPTGYTIVFLGALSVLLGTLMLSRTKA
- a CDS encoding HD domain-containing phosphohydrolase, coding for MNIFPAKIMVVDETPMHVVTVREIFEKEGCSVLGAKNEASVMAIASALKIDLILLDATAKTMDGYAICKRLKSEALTQKIPVIFTGTIPGEQEIRRSFEAGGVDCINKPFNSAELYARVRTHLELQKHRERQEDQTQEDLVYTLAYVGELRSKDKAHLKRVSEYSALLGELCGLRREAVSMLKMASAMHDIGNVVVPERILNKPFPLDTKEREMVQNHTQWGAHILSRTDRPVLRAAATIAAQHHEKFDGSGYPKGLKGEDIHIFGRIVAVTDVFDVLVSKRSYKEEWQVNKALAYMTEESGRHFDPRLVELFVDNLWKFLEIRQKYQG
- a CDS encoding GatB/YqeY domain-containing protein, translating into MSLREQINNDIKEAMKAKDVERRDALRLLSSAMKQVEVDERKELSDDDVIAIIQKQIKQRNDAAGQYKAAGRDELYDKEMAEIAVFEVYLPAQLDDAELESALKAIIAQTGAASMKDMGKVMGMAGKELAGQADGKRISECVKKLLS
- the purH gene encoding bifunctional phosphoribosylaminoimidazolecarboxamide formyltransferase/IMP cyclohydrolase — translated: MKRALLSVSDKSNIVEFAASLVKHGYEIISTGGTFKMLKEAGIAAIEIDEVTKFPECFEGRVKTLNPYIHGGILHRRDKQSHLDQAAELGVEPIDLVCVNLYPFKATIERTDDFEEIIENIDIGGPAMVRSAAKNFDSVMIVTDPSDYSLVLGAIENDENSVEFRRSLMIKAYEHTAAYDSMIANYMNKRFNDGMGAKQFVVGQKVMNTRYGENPHQKGALYEFEDHFSKHFTTLKGEASFNNLTDISGAVKIAAAFGDENAVCIVKHGNPCGFAIRDSLLDAYTEALKCDPVSAFGGVVAVNGVVDKALAEKMNEIFLEVIIAGRITPEAQAVFEAKKRIKLFEYGSDKILLANDASDFKHIDGGFVFQDADKVADDEIKNAELKSKLSADAAAMKDAEIAWKVASLTKSNCVVYVKDAAMVAVGMGMTSRVDASQCALKKAEAMGLDVAGAALASEAFFPFRDSIDAAAAAGVKTVIEPGGSIRDDEVIAAADEYGMALYFTGVRHFLH
- the trpC gene encoding indole-3-glycerol phosphate synthase TrpC codes for the protein MILDEIIAKTKEDLARREKEYSMDWLGRSLAFNARAPRPVIPHLKATEEEPYRIISEVKKASPSKGVIREDFDPVAIAQAYERGGANAISILTEPHYFQGSLDYLAEIRRYASIPLLRKDFIVSKYQLVEALVYGADFVLLIAKALSRKELKELLDYTRHLGMEALVEIHDKTDLTKAIFAGADIIGINHRNLETFEMDMELSYKLIPLIPNNKIIVAESGIYEHGQLEDLGKAGVDAFLVGESLMRQDDVESALRCLKTGEGCPK
- a CDS encoding zinc ABC transporter substrate-binding protein, with amino-acid sequence MKKLLFYLLLPAALSAHLNIAVSYPYIGALTKAVGGDHVTTVVLAKGNWDPHFVVPRPSLIAKMRRADALIMNGGQLEIGWLPPLIRRGNNPKVNPSAPTFLNLAQGIELINKPSEVDRANGDIHPAGNPHFHLDPNNIPLLAKRIADFLASIDAEHKSIYENNLADFTLKWGKNLERWAQVMAPKKGMKVVQFHDNLAYFNKAYGLENIATIEPLPGIPPSPRHTLEVIELIRAEHPCCILHDVYHSTKTAEYIRDKTGIKIVLMPHDLGALESVDTLSALFDHLTEAVTHD